In one Lolium rigidum isolate FL_2022 chromosome 3, APGP_CSIRO_Lrig_0.1, whole genome shotgun sequence genomic region, the following are encoded:
- the LOC124702658 gene encoding uncharacterized protein LOC124702658, producing MEGLTESEIAGFAVGAFLLGASIAAQRVDGFIATSQRRSLNMCKRCGDLRMVACSQCKGVGSVRKGGTFTFGMLEDIYESLGAETNAADLVACSKCRSKGRLLCPECSKVR from the exons ATGGAGGGACTGACGGAGAGCGAGATCGCCGGCTTTGCGGTGGGTGCTTTTCTGCTCGGCGCCAGCATCGCCGCGCAAAGGGTCGACGGCTTCATCGCCACTTCGCAGAGAAG GTCTTTAAACATGTGCAAGCGCTGCGGTGATCTTCGCATGGTAGCATGCTCACAATGCAAAGGAGTAGGTTCTGTTAGGAAAGGTGGAACCTTCACATTTGGCATGCTGGAGGATATCTACGAATCACTTGGAGCTGAAACAAACGCAGCTGATTTGGTCGCTTGCTCAAAGTGTCGTTCTAAAGGTCGCCTCCTGTGTCCAGAGTGCTCCAAAGTCAGATGA